One window of Salminus brasiliensis chromosome 16, fSalBra1.hap2, whole genome shotgun sequence genomic DNA carries:
- the styxl1 gene encoding serine/threonine/tyrosine-interacting-like protein 1 isoform X1 — MAGTVPCEPSELYNVLNQYQRHSRLTEPNFLCLIDARAEGPYYCSHIITARNAKWDSKGKCVIPTDVEVESMRYIIVYDSNTSSLHDPGQAVDCADSLANASRHPVQILIGGYERFSAIYPFLRTQKIIYTIRELESLEPYPVEILPGQLYMGDFRQASNRQILKDLKLTALINVSEESSVMFENGKLTVLHIRVADSVDADLSNSFEQVCNFLASHLNAKSVAYIFSTHGVSRCSVLAMAFLMHHLKYTLKEAWDHVQKCKANMRPNRGFVQQLSSWELCVLGRKMTDISEPNY; from the exons ATGGCTGGAACGGTTCCCTGTGAGCCCTCTGAGCTGTACAACGTCCTTAATCAGTATCAGCGGCACTCGAGGCTTACAGAACCCAACTTCCTATGTTTGATTG ATGCTCGTGCTGAAGGACCGTATTACTGCAGTCACATCATTACTGCCAGAAATGCTAAGTGG GATTCAAAAGGGAAATGTGTCATTCCCACTGATGTGGAAGTGGAGAGCATGAGGTATATCATTGTGTATGACAGCAATACCAGTTCTCTCCACGATCCAG GACAAGCCGTAGACTGCGCTGACAGCTTGGCAAACGCAAGTCGCCACCCTGTTCAAATTCTTATTGGAGGCTACGAGAGGTTTTCTGCCATCTACCCTTTCCTCAGAACGCAGAAAATTATTTACACAATCCGG GAACTGGAAAGCCTGGAGCCCTATCCAGTGGAAATTCTACCTGGTCAGCTGTATATGGGTGATTTCAGGCAGGCATCAAATCGTCAGATACTCAAAGACCTAAAACTGACTGCATTGATCAATGTTTCTGAAGAGAGCAGTGTAAT GTTTGAAAATGGAAAGCTCACAGTCCTGCATATCCGAGTGGCGGATTCAGTGGATGCTGATTTGTCTAATTCTTTTGAGCAAGTGTGTAACTTCCTGG CATCTCACCTTAACGCCAAGTCTGTTGCGTATATATTCTCAACTCATGGCGTTAGTCGTTGCAGTGTGCTGGCCATGGCCTTCCTCATGCACCACCTGAAATACACACTCAAG GAAGCGTGGGATCATGTGCAAAAATGTAAAGCCAACATGAGGCCTAATCGTGGATTTGTGCAGCAGCTGTCCAGCTGGGAGCTGTGTGTACTGGGGAGGAAAATGACAGACATTTCAGAGCCCAACTACTGA
- the styxl1 gene encoding serine/threonine/tyrosine-interacting-like protein 1 isoform X2 has product MAGTVPCEPSELYNVLNQYQRHSRLTEPNFLCLIDARAEGPYYCSHIITARNAKWDSKGKCVIPTDVEVESMRYIIVYDSNTSSLHDPGQAVDCADSLANASRHPVQILIGGYERFSAIYPFLRTQKIIYTIRELESLEPYPVEILPGQLYMGDFRQASNRQILKDLKLTALINVSEESSVMFENGKLTVLHIRVADSVDADLSNSFEQVCNFLASHLNAKSVAYIFSTHGVSRCSVLAMAFLMHHLKYTLKWLKIPGDLQF; this is encoded by the exons ATGGCTGGAACGGTTCCCTGTGAGCCCTCTGAGCTGTACAACGTCCTTAATCAGTATCAGCGGCACTCGAGGCTTACAGAACCCAACTTCCTATGTTTGATTG ATGCTCGTGCTGAAGGACCGTATTACTGCAGTCACATCATTACTGCCAGAAATGCTAAGTGG GATTCAAAAGGGAAATGTGTCATTCCCACTGATGTGGAAGTGGAGAGCATGAGGTATATCATTGTGTATGACAGCAATACCAGTTCTCTCCACGATCCAG GACAAGCCGTAGACTGCGCTGACAGCTTGGCAAACGCAAGTCGCCACCCTGTTCAAATTCTTATTGGAGGCTACGAGAGGTTTTCTGCCATCTACCCTTTCCTCAGAACGCAGAAAATTATTTACACAATCCGG GAACTGGAAAGCCTGGAGCCCTATCCAGTGGAAATTCTACCTGGTCAGCTGTATATGGGTGATTTCAGGCAGGCATCAAATCGTCAGATACTCAAAGACCTAAAACTGACTGCATTGATCAATGTTTCTGAAGAGAGCAGTGTAAT GTTTGAAAATGGAAAGCTCACAGTCCTGCATATCCGAGTGGCGGATTCAGTGGATGCTGATTTGTCTAATTCTTTTGAGCAAGTGTGTAACTTCCTGG CATCTCACCTTAACGCCAAGTCTGTTGCGTATATATTCTCAACTCATGGCGTTAGTCGTTGCAGTGTGCTGGCCATGGCCTTCCTCATGCACCACCTGAAATACACACTCAAG TGGCTAAAAATCCCTGGAGATctgcagttctag